In Pirellulales bacterium, one genomic interval encodes:
- a CDS encoding DUF4962 domain-containing protein, giving the protein MRFLSAVVLMCLESGASSAWELHEQPAEPGEWGFRPSSETDCELNPPAFTWRQDDRATSYRLQVSTDREFRDLAYDAGSQWSSHCPPQILPAGKLFWRYRAVGEDGEASAWSRPRQFTILPDATPYPQPKVEELKSRLPTERPRLFMRPETLARYRQLAESDLGTQWQAIQRSADRLLASPPDLSEPPKYPKGMLRKSGAWKVIWWGNRQRVVAVADGAATLAFAYCITGERRYGEAARDFLVAMTKWDPKGATSFAYNRASAHSWVV; this is encoded by the coding sequence TTGCGATTTTTATCTGCTGTAGTGCTGATGTGCCTTGAGTCGGGCGCGTCATCGGCTTGGGAACTCCATGAACAGCCCGCGGAACCTGGCGAATGGGGCTTTCGGCCAAGCAGCGAGACAGATTGCGAGCTGAATCCGCCGGCATTTACATGGCGCCAGGACGATCGTGCAACCTCGTACCGGCTTCAAGTCAGTACGGATCGCGAGTTTCGTGACCTCGCCTACGACGCGGGTAGCCAGTGGTCCTCCCACTGTCCGCCGCAGATTCTCCCCGCCGGCAAACTGTTCTGGCGGTATCGTGCGGTTGGCGAGGATGGCGAAGCGAGCGCATGGAGCAGACCGCGACAGTTCACCATCCTACCTGATGCGACGCCGTATCCTCAGCCCAAGGTCGAGGAACTAAAGTCCCGGCTACCGACAGAGCGGCCACGTCTATTTATGCGGCCCGAAACTTTGGCTCGCTATCGCCAATTGGCTGAGTCCGACCTCGGAACTCAATGGCAAGCGATTCAACGATCCGCCGACCGGCTACTGGCGTCGCCTCCCGATCTCAGCGAACCGCCGAAGTATCCTAAGGGCATGCTGCGAAAAAGCGGTGCGTGGAAAGTGATCTGGTGGGGTAATCGGCAACGTGTGGTTGCCGTAGCGGACGGTGCTGCGACCCTGGCGTTCGCGTATTGCATCACCGGCGAGCGGCGATACGGCGAGGCTGCGCGAGATTTCTTGGTGGCAATGACAAAGTGGGATCCGAAAGGGGCCACGAGCTTCGCGTACAACAGGGCCAGCGCGCATAGCTGGGTAGTTTAG